One genomic segment of Atribacterota bacterium includes these proteins:
- the ilvN gene encoding acetolactate synthase small subunit: protein MKHTIAILVEDLPGVMARVAGLFTRRGFNIESIAVGHSEIPGISRMTIIVSGDEKVLEQIIKQLNKLIDVIRVRDIPAENIIERELVLVRVHVDSLPIRSEIIQLVEIFKAKVVFVERNTMTIEMSGDEEKVGGFLNLLKPFGIREIVRTGRIAITRSSKNGLKV, encoded by the coding sequence ATGAAACATACCATCGCTATTTTAGTTGAAGACCTCCCGGGAGTAATGGCCAGGGTGGCAGGTTTATTTACCAGGAGAGGTTTTAATATTGAGAGTATTGCCGTGGGTCATTCGGAGATACCAGGAATTTCCAGAATGACTATCATCGTAAGTGGTGATGAGAAAGTATTAGAGCAAATAATCAAACAATTAAATAAATTAATTGATGTTATCCGGGTAAGAGATATTCCGGCTGAAAATATCATTGAAAGAGAGCTAGTTTTAGTTAGAGTTCATGTAGATTCCCTGCCGATTCGTTCAGAAATTATTCAATTAGTAGAAATATTTAAGGCCAAAGTAGTCTTTGTAGAACGAAATACAATGACTATTGAAATGTCCGGGGACGAAGAAAAAGTTGGTGGATTTCTGAATCTTTTAAAACCATTTGGCATTAGAGAAATAGTGCGTACAGGAAGAATTGCTATTACCAGAAGCAGTAAAAATGGTTTAAAGGTATAA